One Calonectris borealis chromosome 21, bCalBor7.hap1.2, whole genome shotgun sequence genomic window, GATCAGTATTTCCCTGCGGAAGATCCACAGCTCCCGCACGCAGCGAGGCGGCATCAAGCTCCACAAGAACCTGCTCGTCTCCTATGTGCTCCGCAACGCCCGGCAGCTCTACCTGAGCGAGCGCTACGCCGAGCTCTACCGCCGCCAGCAGCACTACCCCGACGGCGCCCCGCTCCTCGCCatgcccgcctgcccgccgcccgccgccgccgccccgccggagcTGGCGGCGCTCCCGCTGCCCGCCGACACGCAGGACCGCGAGGCGCGGAGctgcgcggcggcgcggggcggtgcggagctgctggaggtgccGGTGTGCGCGGCGCCCCCGGAGCTGCAGCGAGCGCCCTGCAGAGACTCGTCCCCGGGCTTCTACCGGGCCGCCGGCAGCGCcggtcccggcggcggcggcggcggcagcagcgcgcCCGCGGGGCTGCTCTACGCCGCCGGCTGTGACTTCGGGAGCGGCGGGGCGCCGCACTGTAGCAGCCGCACCACGGTGCTGGATTTGGACACTCACGTCGTGACCACGGTGGAGAACGGGTACTTGCACCAGGACTGCTGCTCGCAgtgcccctgctgctgccagccggCACCGGGGCTCGCCTCCCCGCCGCCCACGCCGGGCACCAAGCGCAAGTATTacccggggcaggaggaggaagaggagggggtggaggaaggggagccggggggaggcGGGGTGGCGGGCGGCCCCCCCTTCGCCCCGTGCACCAAACGCGCCCGTTTCGAGGAGTACAGCGCCGAGCACCCCCAGGACTCTTCCAACATCTCCAACTTGATCTCCATCTTCGGCTCCGGTTTCACGGGGCTGGTGAGCCGGCAGCAGGCGGACTCGGAGCAGCCCCTCAACGGGCAGCTGTGCAGCAAGCAGGCGCTGGCGAGCCTGGGAGCCTGGACTCGGGCCATCGTCGCGTTTTAGAGAGGAGCGGGGAGcaaacggggcggggggggggggtttgcaAAACGGGGGTGCGATCCGAGGGACAGCGGCTTCGGAGTGGGGGGGACCCTGAAAcaaaggcgggggggggtggggagaggggagggggggttggggggtgtcgAGGGGTgcgcaggggaggtgggagggcAGAGCCACGCTAGTGTTTTATAAATtgtacaataaagaaaaaaaaatc contains:
- the IER5L gene encoding immediate early response gene 5-like protein, producing MLRGRRRMECTLDAQSLISISLRKIHSSRTQRGGIKLHKNLLVSYVLRNARQLYLSERYAELYRRQQHYPDGAPLLAMPACPPPAAAAPPELAALPLPADTQDREARSCAAARGGAELLEVPVCAAPPELQRAPCRDSSPGFYRAAGSAGPGGGGGGSSAPAGLLYAAGCDFGSGGAPHCSSRTTVLDLDTHVVTTVENGYLHQDCCSQCPCCCQPAPGLASPPPTPGTKRKYYPGQEEEEEGVEEGEPGGGGVAGGPPFAPCTKRARFEEYSAEHPQDSSNISNLISIFGSGFTGLVSRQQADSEQPLNGQLCSKQALASLGAWTRAIVAF